CCAGCCGGCGTACGGCATCGTGGAGCAACGGACGCAGGATCCGCTCCAGCGGGCCGAAGGGCGTGATGTCCGGGGCGGATAACAGGAGCCCCGACGCGGGGCGAACCGAACGCAGCTGCGGTTCCACGCGGGCAGCGAATGTCCTCTGCCGCAGCAGCGGCAGCCGGTGCAGGACCAGCAACAGTCCGGTGCCCATCAGGGCTCCAGCCAGTACCGCTGCCGCCGCCCCGGGCGTCATCGCAGCACCCGCACATCTTCGGGCAAGGCACCTATCCGCAGCATCAGGCGGTAGCAAAGAACGGAGATGCCGATTCCGGCGACCAGGACCGTCGCGCCGGCAGCGGAGTTGTAGGCTGCGGCTGTTTCCGGGCGCGCCGCCAGCAGCAGCAACACCGCCCAGGGAGCCGCCACGGCCAGCCTCGCCGCGTTGACGGTCCAGGACTGCCGGGCCAGCAGCTCGCTCCGGGTCCGGGCATTTTCACGGAGAAAACCGGCCAAGGTGCCGAGGAGCCGGCCCAGATCGGTGCCGCCTACCTGGCGGGTTATCCGCAGTGCTTCGATGATGCGGTCCGCCACCGGATCCGCCAGGTTGTCCTTAAGCCGGGTCAGCGAATCCTCGAAGTTGCCTCCGGACCGGTAGTCGGCGGCAAATGCCCGGAAATATCCCCGCAGCTCCTCCGGCCCGTTCCCGGCCAATTGGATGAGCGCCTCCGGCAGCGACAGGCCTGCCCGGATCGCAGAGCGCAGGTGGTCGACGACGTCGGGCCACAGTTCCGCCAACGAGGCTCTCCTGCGGCGGGCCTGCATACGCACTAACGCGTAAGGCAGTCCCGCCCCGAAAAGCGCGAAGCAGGCCGCGATGGGTAACGACAGGGTCAGGACGAAGAACAGGAGAAGGACAAAAGCTCCCGTGACGGCGCATGCGGCGAGGAGTCCGGCGGCCCTGACCCGTTCGATGCCTGCCTGCCGCAGCAGATCGTCCAGGTATCCGGTTCGACGCCGCCGGGATGGTATGCGGGCTGTCGGGCTCCAGCAGGACTGCCACAGCAGCAACAATCCCATGCCCAGGGTCAATCCCGCTGCGGCGCTCATGCTGCCGCCCCGAGCAGGGCGGCGACGTTCACGCCGGCGGAGGCGAATTTGTCAGCAGACGGCATGGAGGAAGCCGTTACGGCCAGCTTGCCGTCGACCGGGCCGAATACCGGGGACGACTCGATGATTCCGCCTTCCACCCGCCGTCACAAGGCCAGGATTTCGGTGACCTCGCGTCGTCCTGTGCCGGTCCTGGAGCAGTGGACCACCAGGTCGATGCACGACGCGACGGTTGGAACCACGAAGGCACTGGTAATATTGTTTCCCGCTAGCAGGGGCAGCGTGCACAGCTTGGTTACCGCGTCCCGGGC
This genomic stretch from Arthrobacter sp. zg-Y1110 harbors:
- a CDS encoding type II secretion system F family protein, encoding MSAAAGLTLGMGLLLLWQSCWSPTARIPSRRRRTGYLDDLLRQAGIERVRAAGLLAACAVTGAFVLLLFFVLTLSLPIAACFALFGAGLPYALVRMQARRRRASLAELWPDVVDHLRSAIRAGLSLPEALIQLAGNGPEELRGYFRAFAADYRSGGNFEDSLTRLKDNLADPVADRIIEALRITRQVGGTDLGRLLGTLAGFLRENARTRSELLARQSWTVNAARLAVAAPWAVLLLLAARPETAAAYNSAAGATVLVAGIGISVLCYRLMLRIGALPEDVRVLR